AAAACTCCCGCAATGTTAGCGGGAGTCAGACTGTAGACAAAGCTCGCATGTATTATTTCGCTCTGGACAAGCTCGCACGCCGTTACCGGCGGCAAAGCCGCCGACGGCTGAGCGAAACAAGTCCCGCTCCATAATACATGCGAGCTACCAAGAATTTTGTCGACAGACACCCATGCTGCTGTGCAGCACCATCAGAAGAATGAAAAATTGTAACCCATTGTGTGCAGCTGCGACATATGACAAGCCATAGAGCGCTCTGTGAAGAGTTTGACTGTAAGCGGCCGAGCAGCATGGACGCTGCGAGAGCGCTGGAGTGGCATGGACGCCGCGTCAGCGCGTGCCGCTGGAAGTCAAACGATGAGCAGAAGCAGCGCTCTTGGCGAAGTCATCCCGGAGCAGCAGACACAAGGGTTAACATTTTGAGGGTAGCCTGATTCCCGCTATGTTTGCGGGAGTTTGTTAAAGGTAATCCTTATTGCAGGCTGGACGCTTTCTGTTTTTGTGCTTTCACCCGCTGGTCTTTATCAAGAAACCTCTTGCGCAAGCGAATATTTTTGGGCGTAACTTCAACCAGCTCATCTTCATTAATAAACTCTATTGCCTCTTCCAATGTTAAAATCCTGGGCTCCTTTAAACGGATTGCTTCTTCAGCTGTGCTGGAACGGATGTTGGTCAAATGTTTTCTCTTACAGACATTGACCTCCACATCAACATCCCGGTTTCCTTCTCCCACAATCATTCCTGCATAGACCTTGGCACCAGGTTCAATAAATAGAGTACCCCGGTCTTCAATGGAATGCAGACCGTAAGTCGTGGCTTCCCCGGTCTCAAAAGCAATCAATGAACCGTTATAACGGGTTTTGATTTCTCCTTTATAGGGTTGATAACCGTTAAAAGTATGGTTCATTACCCCCTGCCCCCGGGTCTGGGTGAGGAATTCAGAACGAAAACCAATTAAGCTCCTGGCAGGGATGTTAAATTCCAGCCGCAATTGGCCCGTACTCAAGGTGGTCATGTTCACCAGCTCGGCCTTCCTTCCCCCAAGGTTTTCCATGACCGGCCCCATCATAGCCTGGGGAATATCAATTACCAGATACTCCATGGGCTCCATGACAACCCCGTTTTGGCGCTTAAAAATGACCTGGGGTTTAGAAACCTGCAGTTCATAGCCTTCCCGTCGCATATTTTCAATTAAAATGGACAAGTGCAGTTCCCCCCTCCCCGAAACTTTAAACATGTCTGGGCTGTCCGTTTCTTCCACCCTTAAACTTACATTGGTATTAAGTTCTTTGAATAACCGCTCCCGCAGCTTGCGGGAAGTCACGAACTCGCCTTCCTGGCCGGCAAAGGGACTGTCATTTACCATAAATGTCATGGACAGCGTAGGCTCATCTATAGTAACAGCCTCCAAAGCTTCAGGATTATCAACGCAGGCAACAGTGTCGCCTATAGCCACATCCTCAAGGCCTGCCACGGCAACTATTTCCCCTACAGTAGCTTCCTGAATTTCGTTGCGGGCCAAACCTTGAAAATTCATCAAACGGGCAATTTTACCTCTGGTCATGCTGCCATCGGGCTTCACCAAGGCTGCCTGCTGGCCACTCCTAACTTTACCTCGGTGAATCCTGCCCACTGCCACCCGGCCAATGTACGAGTCATAATCCAGGCTGGTCACCAGCATTTGTAATGCACCGTCAGGTTCACCCTCAGGACAGGGGATATGTTCCAAAATTGCTTCAAACAGCGGCACTAAATCAACCCCTGTCTCCCCTAGTTCCCGCACAGCTGTCCCCTGCCGGGCGGAAGCATAAACAACCGGAAAATCAATCTGGGCATCATCCGCCCCCAGTTCTATAAAAAGCTCCAGCACTTCGTCCACAACTTCATTACACCTGGCTTCAGGGCGGTCAATTTTGTTAATCACAACGATAGGCTTTAGGCCTAATTGCAAAGCTTTTTGCAGCACAAACCTGGTCTGGGGCATGGGACCCTCAAAAGCGTCAACCACCAGGAGCACCCCGTCTACCATTTTTAAAACCCGTTCTACTTCGCCGCCAAAATCAGCATGGCCAGGAGTATCTACGATATTGATCTTCACCCCTTGATACATCACGGCCGTATTTTTAGCCAGAATAGTGATACCTCTTTCCCGCTCCAGAGCATTGGAATCCATAACCCTTTCTTCTACTACTTCGTTAGCCCGGAAAATTCCGCTCTGCTTCAGCATGCCGTCAACCAAGGTTGTTTTGCCATGATCAACGTGGGCAATAATAGCTATATTTCGTATATCAACTCTTTGCATCTGCTTTTCCTCCTTTGAACAACACACTTTAGTATAGCAGGTGCGATATTTTTGGGCAACCAGGAGATAGTGGTGAGTATTGTAACAGGGAAAGCAGGAAAAATTAAATGCGAGGCGAATTTAGTATAAGTTAATTATTAGATTAGGGTGGTTGTTATGAAGAAATGGCAAATTTGGTTATTTCTGGTGATTTGGTTGGCTTTAGGCGTAGCGGTTAATGTGGTGAATAACATCGGCACAGAACATGGCGGCGAAGGCTCTGCCCTGGAAGAAGTAGAAGAACATTAAAAGGGCTGCGTCTCAGGCAGCCCTTTTAATGTTTGAAGCTTACCAGCTGTATTTTTTCGTCCTGCTGTGCACCACGCTTTTTACCAGGGTCTCGGCCAGCTCTTCCCAGGTCACTTTTCCCCCGGGCTCAAAATTCCCAGCTTTGGCGTCCATAATACCCAGCCCCAAGGCAAACCCAACATAATTCCTTGCCTCGGCAGAAACCTCATTCTTGTCCTGAACCGGTAGTTCAATCTTAATGGGCAGCTCCGCCACCGTGGCATAGTTCAAAGTTTTAACCGCCCAAACTGCCAGGGTTTCCCTGTCGATACTTGCTTCAGGGTTGAACTTACCGCCGGGAGCAAGCACTCCGCTGTCAACAGCGCCTTCAATCAAGCGCCAATCGGGGTCTTCCGGGGAAACATCGCTGAAACTGCTTTCTTTGCTCTCCCCTTCTTCGTAATAAGGATAAAACCCTTGCACCGACCTGAGGGCCTTTATGGCCTGGCGGCGGGTCACAGCGCCGTCAGGGGAAGCATCAGCCGGTATCACTCCGCTGGAAATGAGGAGACTTAAAGCATTAGAAGTTGCCTCCATCTCTGGCACCTGTCGTTCCCGGCCCAACGGAAAACCTGTAAGTTTGCCGGATGCGGCATCAATCAAATTGCCCTGGGGATACTCCAGCTTATATACTAACACAGGTTCACCCGGTCGCTCCTCGTACCTGTTGGTACTGATGTACGTTAAAGTAGGCTTGATGTTGGCCAGGAGTACTGCTTTTGCTTCTTCCCGGCTGATAATTTTATCCGGGGCGACAAAATTCATGTCGGCCCAACTGTAATTATATTGGATAACTTCGCCGGTATAGGAATTAACGGTCACGCGCACGCCGTCCCTGTTGAAAGGTATCCCGTTTACAAGGCGAACCCAGTTGAAATGTTGCTGCCAGTTTTCTTTGCTGTAAGGTGGATTTCCCTCCTGATTCAGGACTAATTTGGCCAGCAGACCCGGCTGTACCTTGTTAATAAATTCCTCAGCTTTTTTTTGGGCTTCCTCCCTGCTCATAGGCTTCGGGGCGCTGCCCTTGGCCGGTTCCTTTAAACCTTCATCCCAGCGGTAAAAATTAACAACCTGGCCGGTGAACACGTCGACCCCCACACTTAAATTGCGCCCGACGTACGGTTTTCCCTCCTGCCCGGGCTCTTCGATGCTGTAAGTCCAGTGCTCCTCGTAATAATTTCCCGGCCCGTGGCTGGCACCGCCGCCGGAACGCCTTACCTGACCCGATACCCCCAGCGCCTTAAAAAATTCTTCTGCTTTCTTTATACCGGTCTCAGCACTGATGCGTTTCCGCTCAACAGGTCTACTCGAAAATAAACTGCCGCCTTGAAATATAAATTCCCGTTTAAACTGGCGCAGTCCTCCCCAATCAACAATACGCCCGCTGTAATCCATTGGCTTCCCGGTCACAGCATCAACGTAGGCGAAGAGGCCGGTATTTAACCTATAGACCGGCTTAAGCTCAGGCCATGCTGTCGACTGGACAGCCCATTCATAAGGGTATTCATAGCTCAGGATAAGGCCCAGTTCTTCCACAACCTGTTCTTTTATCTTTTCCGGCTCTGCAACCGGCAAATCAACCTTGGTAATTCCCGGTGTCCAGCTGAATTGGTAGTTGGTAATCTTTCCGCTGACAGCATCTACGCTTACGCTGAAACCATCACCTTCAACCGGTATCCCGGCAAATTTGCGCTCCCATTCAAAGCGGTAGTTAAGGTCAATATAGCTGCCGCCGCCGGAGTAATACGCCGGTCTTTCCACAAGTTCCACTTCCCTGAATCTCTCCGGCTGCAGTTTTTTGATAAATGCTTCTGCCTGCCGGAGCGCTTCCTGGCGTGTAATGACACCCGAGGCAGGAGTATCATAGCTGTAATTTTCACTGAGTTGCACGATGTCGCCGGTAACCGCATCTACCATAGCTGACAGGTAAAAGGAAGGTCCCGATCTGCGGTTTTCGTCCCTCCATTCCAGGCGCCAAGCCTGTCTACCGCTAGGGTAATAGCGGCTCTCCAGGTAAGCATCGCTTTTGTACTCGGGTTTAATGGCGCCTCCCACTGCTTTTTTCACTATTTCCATGGCCTGTTCCTGAGAAATCAGCGCTTTGGCTTCCCCTTGCACAGCTCCCTGCTGCACCGCCTTAACTTGCAGCTGATTTGCCCACGCAGGACTTATGATACTGCCGACCATTAAAAGCGACAATAATGCTGCCAATGTCCTTCGCTTCATGCCGTTCCCTCCCCCTTAATC
This region of Zhaonella formicivorans genomic DNA includes:
- the typA gene encoding translational GTPase TypA produces the protein MQRVDIRNIAIIAHVDHGKTTLVDGMLKQSGIFRANEVVEERVMDSNALERERGITILAKNTAVMYQGVKINIVDTPGHADFGGEVERVLKMVDGVLLVVDAFEGPMPQTRFVLQKALQLGLKPIVVINKIDRPEARCNEVVDEVLELFIELGADDAQIDFPVVYASARQGTAVRELGETGVDLVPLFEAILEHIPCPEGEPDGALQMLVTSLDYDSYIGRVAVGRIHRGKVRSGQQAALVKPDGSMTRGKIARLMNFQGLARNEIQEATVGEIVAVAGLEDVAIGDTVACVDNPEALEAVTIDEPTLSMTFMVNDSPFAGQEGEFVTSRKLRERLFKELNTNVSLRVEETDSPDMFKVSGRGELHLSILIENMRREGYELQVSKPQVIFKRQNGVVMEPMEYLVIDIPQAMMGPVMENLGGRKAELVNMTTLSTGQLRLEFNIPARSLIGFRSEFLTQTRGQGVMNHTFNGYQPYKGEIKTRYNGSLIAFETGEATTYGLHSIEDRGTLFIEPGAKVYAGMIVGEGNRDVDVEVNVCKRKHLTNIRSSTAEEAIRLKEPRILTLEEAIEFINEDELVEVTPKNIRLRKRFLDKDQRVKAQKQKASSLQ
- a CDS encoding YcdB/YcdC domain-containing protein, translated to MKRRTLAALLSLLMVGSIISPAWANQLQVKAVQQGAVQGEAKALISQEQAMEIVKKAVGGAIKPEYKSDAYLESRYYPSGRQAWRLEWRDENRRSGPSFYLSAMVDAVTGDIVQLSENYSYDTPASGVITRQEALRQAEAFIKKLQPERFREVELVERPAYYSGGGSYIDLNYRFEWERKFAGIPVEGDGFSVSVDAVSGKITNYQFSWTPGITKVDLPVAEPEKIKEQVVEELGLILSYEYPYEWAVQSTAWPELKPVYRLNTGLFAYVDAVTGKPMDYSGRIVDWGGLRQFKREFIFQGGSLFSSRPVERKRISAETGIKKAEEFFKALGVSGQVRRSGGGASHGPGNYYEEHWTYSIEEPGQEGKPYVGRNLSVGVDVFTGQVVNFYRWDEGLKEPAKGSAPKPMSREEAQKKAEEFINKVQPGLLAKLVLNQEGNPPYSKENWQQHFNWVRLVNGIPFNRDGVRVTVNSYTGEVIQYNYSWADMNFVAPDKIISREEAKAVLLANIKPTLTYISTNRYEERPGEPVLVYKLEYPQGNLIDAASGKLTGFPLGRERQVPEMEATSNALSLLISSGVIPADASPDGAVTRRQAIKALRSVQGFYPYYEEGESKESSFSDVSPEDPDWRLIEGAVDSGVLAPGGKFNPEASIDRETLAVWAVKTLNYATVAELPIKIELPVQDKNEVSAEARNYVGFALGLGIMDAKAGNFEPGGKVTWEELAETLVKSVVHSRTKKYSW